The proteins below come from a single Garra rufa chromosome 25, GarRuf1.0, whole genome shotgun sequence genomic window:
- the LOC141302113 gene encoding histone H3-like: MARTKQTARKSTGGKAPRKQLATKAARKSAPATGGVKKPHRYRPGTVALREIRRYQKSTELLIRKLPFQRLVREIAQDFKTDLRFQSSAVMALQESSEAYLVGLFEDTNLCAIHAKRVTIMPKDIQLARRIRGERA; this comes from the coding sequence ATGGCAAGAACCAAGCAGACCGCTCGTAAATCCACCGGTGGCAAAGCTCCACGAAAACAGCTCGCTACTAAAGCCGCCCGTAAGAGCGCCCCAGCCACCGGTGGCGTTAAGAAGCCTCATCGTTACAGGCCTGGAACCGTGGCTCTGCGGGAGATCCGTCGTTATCAGAAGTCCACTGAGCTGCTGATCCGCAAACTGCCTTTCCAGCGTCTGGTTCGAGAAATCGCTCAGGATTTCAAGACTGATCTGCGCTTCCAGAGCTCCGCTGTTATGGCTCTGCAGGAGTCCAGCGAGGCTTACTTGGTCGGTCTGTTTGAGGACACCAATTTGTGCGCCATCCACGCCAAGAGAGTGACCATCATGCCCAAAGATATTCAGCTGGCTCGCCGCATTCGTGGAGAACGCGCTTAA
- the LOC141301488 gene encoding histone H4, with amino-acid sequence MSGRGKGGKGLGKGGAKRHRKVLRDNIQGITKPAIRRLARRGGVKRISGLIYEETRGVLKVFLENVIRDAVTYTEHAKRKTVTAMDVVYALKRQGRTLYGFGG; translated from the coding sequence ATGTCTGGAAGAGGCAAAGGCGGTAAAGGACTAGGAAAAGGAGGCGCTAAACGTCACCGTAAAGTTTTGCGCGATAATATCCAGGGAATCACCAAACCTGCCATCCGTCGTCTTGCTCGCCGTGGCGGTGTCAAGCGTATCTCCGGTCTGATCTATGAGGAGACCCGCGGTGTTTTGAAAGTGTTCCTCGAGAACGTGATCCGAGATGCCGTTACTTACACTGAGCACGCCAAGAGAAAGACCGTCACCGCCATGGACGTCGTGTACGCTCTGAAACGACAGGGACGCACTCTGTACGGCTTTGGAGGTTAA
- the vps4a gene encoding vacuolar protein sorting-associated protein 4A, whose product MTTSTLQKAIELVTKATEEDKAKNYEEALRLYQHAVEYFLHAIKYEAHSDKAKESIRGKCMQYLDRAEKLKDYLKNKDKQGKKPVKETQSNDKSDSDSEGENPEKKKLQEHLMGAIVMEKPNVRWSDVAGLEGAKEALKEAVILPIKFPHLFTGKRTPWRGILLFGPPGTGKSYLAKAVATEANNSTFFSVSSSDLVSKWLGESEKLVKNLFDLARQHKPSIIFIDEVDSLCGSRNENESEAARRIKTEFLVQMQGVGNNNDGVLVLGATNIPWVLDAAIRRRFEKRIYIPLPEEPARSAMFRLHLGNTPHSLTEADLRQLARKTDGYSGADISIIVRDALMQPVRKVQSATHFKKVRGQSRSNSSLMVDDLLTPCSPGDPDAIEMTWMDVPSDKLLEPIVCMVRS is encoded by the exons AAAGCGATTGAGCTGGTCACTAAAGCCACAGAGGAGGACAAGGCCAAGAACTATGAGGAGGCGCTGAGACTCTACCAGCATGCTGTGGAGTACTTCCTGCACGCCATTAAAT ATGAAGCACACAGTGACAAGGCGAAGGAAAGCATCCGTGGGAAGTGTATGCAGTATCTGGACAGAGCTGAGAAACTCAAGGATTACTtgaaaaataaagacaaacaGGGCAAGAAACCAGTGAAGGAAACACAGAGCAATGACAA AAGTGACAGTGACAGTGAGggagaaaatcctgaaaaaaagaaactCCAGGAGCATCTGATGG GTGCGATTGTGATGGAGAAGCCCAATGTGAGGTGGAGTGACGTGGCCGGACTGGAGGGGGCAAAAGAGGCCCTGAAAGAAGCTGTCATTCTACCCATCAAATTTCCACACCTGTTCACAG GCAAGCGCACTCCATGGAGGGGCATTCTTCTGTTCGGGCCCCCCGGCACAGGAAAGTCTTATCTGGCCAAAGCTGTGGCCACCGAGGCCAATAACTCCACCTTCTTCTCTGTGTCTTCCTCGGACCTCGTGTCTAAGTGGCTCGGCGAGAGTGAAAA ACTGGTGAAGAATCTGTTCGATCTGGCTCGCCAGCATAAGCCGTCCATCATCTTCATAGACGAGGTGGATTCTCTCTGCGGATCCAGAAATGAGAACGAAAGCGAAGCCGCTCGGAGGATCAAGACAGAGTTCCTGGTTCAGATGCAGG GTGTTGGTAATAACAATGATGGGGTATTGGTTCTGGGTGCTACTAACATTCCCTGGGTGCTTGATGCTGCTATTCGCAGAAG GTTTGAGAAGCGCATCTACATCCCGCTCCCAGAGGAGCCGGCGAGATCGGCCATGTTCCGCTTACATCTGGGTAACACGCCTCACAGTCTGACTGAAGCAGACCTGCGTCAGCTCGCCCGCAAAACAGACGGATACTCCGGAGCCGACATCAGCATCATAGTACGAGACGCTCTCATGCAGCCGGTCAGGAAAGTGCAGTCCGCTACGCACTTCAAAAAG GTGCGAGGCCAGTCTCGCAGTAACAGCTCGCTGATGGTGGATGACCTCCTGACCCCGTGTTCCCCCGGTGACCCTGATGCCATAGAGATGACCTGGATGGATGTCCCTAGTGACAAACTGCTGGAGCCCATAGTGTGCATGGTGAGATCCTGA